Within Halonatronomonas betaini, the genomic segment AGAAAAGAAAAAGTTGAAACAGTTAAAGATCTAGTTGATTATTTAGATTTTAAAAGCAATAAGACAGAAATAATTTTTAATGGCAATCGTTTAAAGCTTGATAACAGAATTGCATCTATTAAGATTAATGGAGAAAATGTAGACAATAATTATAGTTTAAAAAATGGTGACAAAATAGAGTTTTTCAAAAAAAATCTGACACTAGATAAAACTTTAGACTTAATTAATTATAGTCTTTCAGAGAAGATGAAAGAGAATGCAAAGATTCTTATTAATGGAGAAGAAGGAGAATTTGAAGATAGATTAAAGTCAGGCGATCGAATTAAGCTTAAATTCTTAAATTAGTTAGGGGGAGTTTAAAATGGCTAAATTAAATGGAATGATAAGCTTTTATGGTACAGATAATTTAAAAGCAGTTTCAGAATTTTATCTTCAGATCCCTGGTATAGAAATTTATAAGGATCAGGGTAAATGCCTGATTTTCAGTGTTGATGGAGGTGGTTATCTAGGCTTCTGCAAACATTTGGATATAACTGTCTCTGAGAAAAGCCCAATTATTACCCTTCTAACAGAGGGTAAAGCCTCTGTTGATAGAATTTATGAAAGATTTGAAGAAGCCATGGTCGA encodes:
- a CDS encoding VOC family protein, producing the protein MAKLNGMISFYGTDNLKAVSEFYLQIPGIEIYKDQGKCLIFSVDGGGYLGFCKHLDITVSEKSPIITLLTEGKASVDRIYERFEEAMVETEGAPELNREFGIYHFFLKDPTGYTLEIQTFI